The Paramisgurnus dabryanus chromosome 6, PD_genome_1.1, whole genome shotgun sequence genome has a window encoding:
- the LOC135744257 gene encoding prolyl 4-hydroxylase subunit alpha-2-like, with product MKELLSVVTFVWIVSVAGHEFFSSMDQIMQLVEEEKKLLEHFSDFMDSEEENFNILKGYLQNSKLLSNSTNPEKIMNDPVAAYKLIRRLRNQWLLMEEYTQRSLNEDFKELLHSDLLKIPTQEDLDGAALGLIRLQEIYKLYPHNITYKTPLSGDEAFDVGYVAYKHEKFQLAFHWFQYSLNVLGHPDLLYYLGSSAYKYGDRLVAIDFYLQFLDHVPTNEYVKNELEEIYSSFYIDRYSDPDIYILNTESTEYEGLCRGEVDQRTYRRQRTLSCRYSTGGGNPRLILAPLKEEIEWDEPRIIRYHDIISDKEIEILKNISRPQLSRSKVYIAQDEEGAVINNRVSQSVFLEEDDTVTVRINQRIADVTGLSMEKSETLVQNYGIGGRYEPHHDFLDIENDRIATFLIYMSDVEKGGATVFPDVGVAVQPIKGSAVFWYNLHKNGTADLKTLHGGCPIIVGNKWVANKWIHEFGQEFTRPCSLSDGK from the exons ATGAAGGAACTATTGTCAGTTGTGACATTTGTCTGGATTGTCTCTGTTGCTGGACATGAATTCTTCTCATCAATGG ATCAAATCATGCAGCTTGTAGAGGAGGAGAAAAAGCTTCTGGAGCACTTCAGTGACTTTATGGATTCTGAGGAGGAGAATTTTAATATACTTAAGGG CTATCTCCAAAATTCAAAACTGCTCTCAAACTCCACAAACCCTGAGAAAATCATGAATGACCCTGTAGCAGCTTACAAACTCATCAGACGACTGAGAAATCAATGGTTGTTAATGGAAGAATATACTCAAAGAAGTCTTAATGAGG ACTTTAAAGAACTGCTGCACTCAGATTTACTAAAGATCCCAACACAGGAGGATTTAGATGGTGCTGCTTTGGGTCTGATTAGACTGCAAGAGATCTACAAACTCTACCCACACAACATCACATACA AAACGCCTCTTAGTGGGGATGAAGCTTTTGATGTGG GGTATGTCGCTTATAAGCATGAGAAATTCCAGCTTGCCTTCCACTGGTTTCAGTACAGTCTGAACGTGTTAGGTCATCCAGACCTCTTATATTACCTAGGCTCATCAGCATATAAATATGGAGACCGGCTTGTGGCAATTGACTTCTACCTTCAGTTTCTTGATCATG TCCCAACTAATGAGTACGTTAAAAATGAGCTGGAAGAGATATACAGTAGCTTTTATATTGATAGATATTCAGACCCTGATATATACATACTGAATACAGAGTCAACTGAATATGAGGGATTGTGCAGGGGAGAGGTTGACCAGAGG ACATATAGAAGACAAAGGACGCTGTCCTGTAGGTACAGCACAGGTGGAGGAAACCCCAGGCTGATTTTGGCACCACTGAAAGAAGAGATTGAGTGGGATGAACCCCGAATCATCAGATATCATGacataatatcagacaaagagATTGAGATCTTGAAAAATATCTCTAGACCTCAG CTGTCTAGGTCTAAAGTATACATAGCACAGGATGAAGAAGGTGCAGTCATCAATAATCGTGTTTCTCAAAG tgtttttctggAAGAAGATGACACTGTAACTGTTCGTATCAATCAGAGGATTGCAGATGTTACAGGACTCTCTATGGAAAAATCTGAAACTCTT GTTCAAAATTATGGTATTGGTGGCAGATATGAACCACATCATGACTTCTTG GATATAGAGAATGACAGGATTGCTACATTCTTAATTTAT ATGAGTGATGTGGAGAAAGGGGGTGCCACTGTGTTCCCTGATGTTGGAGTTGCAGTGCAGCCAATAAAG GGATCTGCTGTGTTTTGGTACAACCTCCATAAGAACGGTACAGCCGATTTGAAAACATTGCATGGTGGTTGCCCTATCATTGTGGGAAATAAATGGG TGGCTAACAAATGGATCCATGAGTTTGGCCAGGAGTTCACAAGACCCTGTTCTTTGTCAGATGGGAAGTAA